A DNA window from Paenibacillus andongensis contains the following coding sequences:
- a CDS encoding Gfo/Idh/MocA family protein → MKAVLVGLGNFGSGWYKRLRRHAGVEAVCVVEANVQLRETIDPETPFYSSLEEAINSENPDFVINVTPPHIHTAINEIAFAHGLPVLCEKPISNEITDAQYIVGQAELKNIPFMISENYRFFAPVLKAKELLDSGVIGHLSSVHIEFDRYHVVPVPYFGRLANGLLEDVTIHHFDMIRYFTGQEAVKVFAMNSNPPGSWTETTTIHLSAWMELDGGTVVDYHGSMMAKGKLTEWYGDWRFEGADGAIVLTSNQVQLMKDGKADEVYTFDGVGNVLSIDEFLNALKEKREPRPNGRDYLKSQSLAHAAAVSSRTGKMLSVEEALKEAVLKC, encoded by the coding sequence ATGAAGGCAGTTCTGGTCGGTTTAGGAAACTTCGGTTCAGGGTGGTACAAGAGACTGAGACGTCATGCTGGCGTGGAGGCGGTATGTGTTGTTGAAGCGAACGTTCAACTGCGCGAAACGATTGATCCGGAAACCCCGTTTTATTCGTCATTGGAAGAAGCGATCAACAGCGAGAACCCCGATTTCGTCATTAATGTTACGCCTCCTCACATTCACACTGCGATTAACGAGATTGCGTTCGCGCATGGCCTGCCTGTGCTCTGCGAGAAGCCGATTTCGAATGAGATTACGGATGCGCAATATATTGTCGGTCAGGCTGAACTTAAAAACATCCCATTCATGATTTCCGAAAATTACCGTTTCTTCGCTCCTGTGTTGAAGGCGAAGGAGCTTTTAGACAGTGGCGTTATCGGACATTTGTCATCGGTACACATCGAATTCGACCGCTATCATGTCGTACCCGTTCCTTATTTTGGTCGGCTGGCAAACGGATTGCTGGAAGATGTTACGATTCATCATTTCGATATGATCCGTTATTTTACCGGTCAGGAAGCGGTGAAAGTGTTCGCTATGAATAGCAATCCGCCTGGAAGCTGGACGGAGACAACGACGATCCACCTTAGCGCTTGGATGGAGCTTGACGGCGGGACAGTCGTGGATTATCACGGCAGCATGATGGCCAAGGGAAAACTGACCGAATGGTATGGAGATTGGCGTTTCGAAGGAGCGGATGGCGCGATTGTGCTAACGAGCAACCAAGTGCAGCTTATGAAGGATGGAAAGGCTGATGAAGTGTACACTTTCGACGGGGTCGGAAACGTGCTGTCGATCGATGAATTTCTAAATGCATTGAAGGAAAAGCGGGAGCCAAGACCAAACGGAAGAGATTATTTAAAGTCGCAGAGTTTGGCGCACGCTGCTGCTGTATCGTCGAGAACGGGCAAAATGCTTTCCGTGGAGGAAGCACTGAAAGAGGCTGTCTTAAAATGCTGA
- a CDS encoding glycoside hydrolase family 36 protein, with protein MLNLDDIKKIKSSVRLSDCTTATDREVTVEKSWVNNILSARVVNRSDHSLRIKEVVLFSGDMNLAHDTPFYGEGFQMLTQYGGTLSSPYVIGAYGKDRDFFRIPETPFHENLWTVYNLMALSPSHEEHLLMAFTSCNRFSGEFRFRNSYIEVIMDTEDLELGPGQSWELEPFMFASGANRDLLFQELAECLNRNHPRMLYPEIPTGWCSYYCLRPITAEGLYENARSMVQRIPELKRIQIDGGYAAADGDFLIPSVTLGDDVKTISEGIRATGIEAAGYLSPFIVEPGSKLMLEHPDWLVQDQEGKPFNGIGQKKKLPEKQWYMLDGTHPEAQNYLRSAVRVMHDEWGWRYFKLDFLQYGALPGCRYDKQATRIEAFRSGMRAIIDEVGHDSFVLGCNAPFWPLLGLVHGNRVTNDIARDWKHVSGNAKELFPRNWQNDTLWYNDPDVIVLERVTFRNQTISGEVIEKRSEISDQEFEFHKAVILASGGMILSGDLIPSLSEENIRVLQKLLPPTGKAASFDDDTYTIGRIKLEDRYLICVFNFDDQPKDIEISLDGCYRVYDFWTDEEVGTYTNAMKLYSLESHCAKVFYYEIGVF; from the coding sequence ATGCTGAATTTGGACGATATCAAAAAAATCAAATCTAGTGTTAGACTTTCCGATTGCACAACAGCTACTGACCGTGAGGTTACCGTAGAGAAATCTTGGGTGAATAATATTTTAAGCGCTAGAGTTGTCAATCGGTCTGATCATTCACTGCGGATTAAAGAGGTCGTGCTTTTTTCTGGGGATATGAACCTTGCCCACGATACGCCATTTTACGGTGAAGGCTTTCAAATGCTGACTCAATACGGAGGGACGCTTTCTTCGCCCTATGTGATCGGGGCTTACGGAAAAGATCGGGACTTCTTCCGGATCCCCGAAACTCCGTTTCATGAGAACTTATGGACGGTTTACAATCTGATGGCCTTGTCTCCCTCTCATGAGGAGCATTTGCTTATGGCCTTTACTTCATGCAATCGCTTTTCCGGCGAGTTTCGATTCAGAAATTCCTATATAGAAGTGATTATGGATACAGAAGATTTAGAGCTGGGGCCTGGCCAGTCGTGGGAATTGGAGCCATTCATGTTTGCTTCCGGAGCGAACCGCGATCTGCTTTTTCAAGAACTGGCTGAATGCCTTAATCGGAACCACCCCCGCATGCTTTATCCTGAAATTCCTACGGGATGGTGTTCCTATTATTGCCTTCGTCCAATAACTGCTGAGGGACTTTACGAGAATGCGCGCAGCATGGTCCAGCGAATACCTGAACTGAAGCGAATTCAAATCGATGGGGGCTATGCAGCAGCCGACGGCGACTTCTTAATTCCGAGTGTCACGCTTGGAGATGACGTCAAAACGATTAGTGAAGGTATCCGAGCAACCGGGATTGAAGCTGCCGGCTACCTATCTCCCTTTATTGTAGAGCCGGGGTCGAAGCTGATGCTTGAGCATCCGGATTGGCTGGTTCAAGATCAGGAAGGCAAACCGTTCAATGGCATCGGTCAGAAAAAGAAGCTGCCCGAAAAGCAATGGTATATGCTGGACGGAACGCATCCAGAAGCCCAGAATTATTTGAGGTCAGCTGTCAGGGTTATGCATGATGAATGGGGATGGCGGTATTTCAAGCTGGATTTTCTGCAATACGGTGCTTTGCCAGGATGCCGTTACGACAAACAGGCAACGAGGATCGAAGCCTTTCGCAGTGGAATGAGGGCGATTATTGATGAAGTCGGGCACGACAGCTTTGTTCTGGGGTGCAATGCTCCTTTCTGGCCGCTTCTTGGCTTAGTTCACGGGAACCGGGTGACCAATGATATTGCAAGAGACTGGAAACATGTCAGCGGCAATGCGAAGGAGCTCTTTCCTCGGAACTGGCAAAACGACACCTTGTGGTATAACGACCCGGATGTCATAGTCCTCGAAAGAGTAACGTTTCGTAACCAAACGATTAGCGGTGAAGTCATTGAGAAGAGATCGGAAATTTCAGATCAAGAGTTCGAATTTCATAAAGCCGTTATTCTAGCATCCGGAGGGATGATCCTAAGCGGAGATTTAATTCCATCTCTATCCGAGGAAAATATTCGTGTATTGCAGAAGCTCTTGCCTCCAACTGGCAAAGCCGCCAGTTTTGACGACGATACTTATACGATTGGACGAATAAAATTGGAGGATCGTTATCTCATTTGCGTCTTCAATTTTGACGATCAGCCTAAAGATATCGAGATCAGCTTGGATGGATGCTATCGGGTTTACGATTTTTGGACGGACGAGGAAGTAGGTACCTACACAAACGCGATGAAACTTTACAGCTTAGAATCTCATTGTGCCAAGGTATTTTATTATGAGATCGGTGTCTTTTAG
- the gudD gene encoding glucarate dehydratase, which yields MPDVNHEQLNNRFSGTPIISEMQVIPVAGYDSMLLNLSGAHAPFFTRNIIILKDNAGHTGVGEVPGGEKIRQTLEDARTLVIGQSIGQYNNILNTVRKQFGDRDAGGRGLQTFDLRITIHAVTALEAALLDILGKFLCVPVAALLGEGQQRDRVEMLGYLFYIGDRNRTKLPYLSGQDSMDDWTRLRNEEALTSEAVVKLAEAAYKRYGFNDFKLKGGVLRGEEEIEAVTALAERFPQARITLDPNGAWSLSEAIRLCRDQHHVLAYAEDPCGAENGYSGREVMAEFRRATGLPTATNMIATDWRQMGHTIQMNAVDIPLADPHFWTMQGSVRVAQMCHEWGLTWGSHSNNHFDISLAMFTHVAAAAPGKITAIDTHWIWQDGQRLTKEPFQIVGGMVEVPNRPGLGIEIDMVEIEKAHQLYKEKGLGARDDAMAMQYLIPSWKFDHKQPCLVR from the coding sequence ATGCCGGATGTGAACCATGAGCAATTGAATAACCGTTTTTCAGGTACGCCGATCATTTCAGAAATGCAGGTCATTCCTGTGGCGGGGTACGATAGCATGCTGCTTAATCTCAGCGGTGCACATGCTCCTTTCTTTACACGCAATATCATCATTCTTAAAGATAACGCAGGCCATACGGGGGTTGGTGAGGTTCCGGGCGGTGAAAAGATTCGTCAAACACTAGAGGATGCACGGACGCTCGTCATTGGTCAATCCATCGGTCAATATAATAACATTCTGAACACAGTACGCAAGCAGTTTGGTGATCGAGATGCTGGGGGACGCGGCTTGCAAACCTTTGATCTACGCATCACGATTCACGCCGTTACTGCTTTGGAAGCTGCACTGTTAGATATTCTGGGGAAATTCCTATGTGTTCCTGTTGCTGCGCTCCTTGGAGAGGGCCAGCAGCGTGACCGCGTAGAGATGTTAGGTTATTTGTTCTATATCGGCGATCGCAATCGGACGAAGCTTCCTTACTTGAGCGGGCAGGATAGCATGGATGACTGGACACGACTGCGCAATGAGGAAGCGCTTACATCTGAAGCTGTCGTCAAACTGGCTGAAGCGGCCTACAAGCGATATGGCTTTAACGATTTCAAGCTGAAAGGCGGCGTGCTTCGCGGAGAAGAGGAGATCGAGGCTGTCACCGCGTTAGCCGAACGTTTTCCGCAAGCAAGAATAACGCTTGATCCTAACGGGGCGTGGTCTTTGTCGGAAGCAATTCGCCTTTGTCGTGATCAACATCATGTACTGGCTTATGCCGAAGACCCTTGCGGTGCTGAAAATGGTTATTCTGGACGCGAGGTAATGGCAGAGTTTCGTCGTGCTACCGGGCTGCCGACAGCTACAAATATGATCGCTACGGATTGGCGCCAGATGGGACACACGATTCAAATGAACGCGGTTGATATTCCGCTTGCTGATCCGCACTTCTGGACGATGCAAGGCTCTGTTCGAGTCGCTCAGATGTGTCATGAATGGGGACTGACGTGGGGATCGCATTCTAACAATCATTTTGATATTTCACTGGCTATGTTTACTCATGTCGCTGCTGCTGCACCGGGAAAAATCACTGCTATCGATACCCATTGGATTTGGCAGGACGGACAGCGTCTGACCAAAGAGCCGTTCCAAATTGTCGGAGGCATGGTGGAAGTTCCGAACAGGCCAGGTCTTGGCATTGAGATTGATATGGTTGAAATTGAGAAAGCGCACCAGCTTTATAAGGAGAAAGGGCTTGGAGCACGTGATGATGCGATGGCTATGCAGTATTTGATTCCTAGCTGGAAATTCGATCATAAACAGCCTTGCCTTGTAAGGTAA
- the dapA gene encoding 4-hydroxy-tetrahydrodipicolinate synthase, translated as MDVSLIRGVIPPIVTPVDADECVEEQGLRRVVEHVIAGGVHGILSLGSNGEFYGLDHEQQERAVRITIEQVAGRVPVYMGIGAITTKECVQLARLGESLNAKAITILPPMFLAPSEEELYQHFRKVAEATALPVLLYNNPDRVGNNISVNLIERLADIPNIVGVKDSSGDLTLTSEYIRRTREKGFKVMAGRDVMILGSLVYGAVGCVASTANIVPALVVEIYEKFIAGDLTGALEAQFKLAPLRMASNLASFPVVTKEAMNLIGLEVGGSILPNTSCSEINRNKLADILKQMGALK; from the coding sequence ATGGACGTTAGTCTTATTCGCGGAGTCATACCGCCTATTGTTACACCCGTTGATGCTGATGAATGCGTGGAAGAGCAGGGACTACGAAGGGTAGTCGAGCACGTTATCGCAGGAGGGGTGCACGGTATCCTTTCTTTAGGCAGTAATGGTGAATTTTACGGATTGGATCATGAGCAGCAGGAGCGGGCAGTTCGCATTACGATTGAGCAGGTTGCGGGCCGGGTGCCGGTATATATGGGGATTGGAGCCATCACGACTAAGGAATGCGTTCAGTTAGCCAGATTAGGTGAATCGTTAAATGCCAAGGCGATAACGATATTGCCACCCATGTTTCTTGCGCCTTCGGAAGAAGAGTTGTATCAGCATTTCCGTAAAGTAGCTGAAGCCACTGCTTTGCCAGTATTGCTTTATAACAATCCGGATCGCGTGGGGAATAATATTTCCGTTAACTTGATTGAACGGCTTGCCGATATTCCCAATATCGTCGGAGTGAAAGATAGCAGCGGAGATCTAACTTTGACTTCCGAGTATATCCGCAGAACACGGGAAAAGGGATTTAAGGTCATGGCGGGAAGGGATGTTATGATCTTAGGCTCATTGGTTTACGGTGCTGTAGGTTGTGTGGCTTCAACGGCGAATATTGTGCCGGCATTGGTCGTTGAAATTTACGAGAAGTTTATAGCCGGGGATCTAACGGGAGCTTTGGAAGCCCAGTTTAAGCTGGCTCCTCTTCGCATGGCTTCTAATCTGGCTAGTTTTCCGGTGGTGACCAAAGAGGCCATGAACCTTATCGGTCTTGAAGTGGGAGGCTCGATCTTGCCGAACACGAGCTGCTCCGAAATCAATAGAAATAAGCTTGCTGACATATTGAAGCAGATGGGAGCTCTTAAATGA
- the garR gene encoding 2-hydroxy-3-oxopropionate reductase: protein MKMKVGFIGLGIMGKPMSRNLLKAGYELVVLDTSKSGSELAAAGAKTASTPKALAELVDVIITMLPNSPQVNEVVLGPNGVIEGAKTGTIVVDMSSIAPLTSQEIARKLAEKGIEMLDAPVSGGEPKAIEGTLSVMVGGKKEVFDQCYDVLKAMAASVIRTGDIGAGNVTKLANQIVVAINIAAMSEAFVLASKVGVQPELVYQAIRGGLAGSTVLDAKAPLVMDRNFDPGFRINLHIKDLSNVLETSHEVGVPLPLTAAVMEMMQALKVDGMGDCDHGSLIRYYEKMAKVEVNR from the coding sequence ATGAAAATGAAAGTAGGATTCATTGGGTTGGGTATTATGGGTAAGCCCATGAGTAGAAACTTGTTGAAAGCGGGTTATGAGCTAGTTGTTCTCGATACAAGTAAGAGTGGTTCGGAGCTTGCAGCGGCGGGAGCCAAGACGGCCTCTACACCTAAAGCCTTGGCTGAGCTTGTGGATGTCATTATTACCATGCTGCCGAATTCACCGCAGGTGAATGAAGTAGTATTGGGCCCGAATGGCGTCATCGAAGGGGCTAAAACAGGAACCATCGTTGTCGATATGAGTTCGATCGCGCCTCTGACTAGCCAGGAGATCGCACGGAAGCTGGCGGAAAAAGGGATAGAAATGCTGGACGCTCCTGTGAGCGGGGGAGAGCCTAAGGCGATCGAGGGGACTCTTTCCGTGATGGTTGGCGGAAAGAAAGAAGTATTCGATCAATGCTATGATGTGTTAAAAGCAATGGCCGCCTCTGTTATACGTACAGGAGACATCGGAGCTGGGAATGTGACCAAGCTGGCCAATCAGATCGTAGTTGCCATTAACATTGCCGCGATGTCCGAAGCGTTCGTGCTCGCCAGCAAGGTTGGTGTTCAGCCAGAGCTCGTTTATCAGGCGATTCGCGGCGGTTTAGCTGGCAGCACTGTCTTAGATGCAAAAGCGCCGCTGGTAATGGATCGCAATTTTGACCCGGGATTCCGTATCAACCTGCACATAAAGGACTTGAGCAACGTCTTGGAAACCTCTCATGAAGTAGGCGTGCCTCTACCACTGACGGCTGCCGTTATGGAAATGATGCAGGCCTTGAAGGTGGATGGAATGGGTGATTGTGACCACGGGAGTTTGATTCGCTACTATGAGAAAATGGCCAAGGTCGAAGTTAATAGGTAA
- a CDS encoding glycerate kinase, which yields MRIILAPDSYKGSLSARAVADAMERGIRDVFPDAAVIKVPIADGGEGTVETLITATSGRMIQQKIVGPLGEEIDSYWGILGDGETGVIELAAASGLPLVPKEQRNPLLTTTFGTGQLIKAALDYGLRKLIIGIGGSATNDGGAGIAQALGVKFLDSDDNELSQGGVALAKLARIDLSNLDKRIAETDIKVACDVDNPLYGPLGASAVFGPQKGATSDMVAQLDHALKNYAAVTQLATRRDVALIPGAGAAGGVGAGLLFFTNAKLTPGIQIVLEAGDFAEKLKQADLVITGEGSTDFQTAHGKAPVGVAKIAKQAGIPTICLSGGLGKGAEDVLQHGIDGLMSIVPRPMELEQCIVSAEELIQAATARICRLISIGIKMK from the coding sequence ATGCGTATTATTTTGGCACCCGATTCATATAAAGGGAGCTTATCTGCCCGTGCTGTTGCTGATGCGATGGAACGGGGGATTCGGGATGTATTTCCTGATGCTGCGGTGATCAAAGTACCTATAGCTGATGGCGGTGAAGGCACGGTAGAAACTCTTATAACGGCTACCAGTGGTCGAATGATCCAACAGAAAATAGTAGGACCTTTGGGTGAAGAAATTGACTCCTATTGGGGGATTCTCGGCGATGGAGAAACCGGGGTGATCGAGCTTGCGGCCGCATCCGGATTACCATTGGTACCGAAGGAACAAAGGAACCCGCTGTTGACGACGACTTTTGGGACCGGACAATTAATTAAGGCGGCTCTCGATTACGGATTGCGTAAGCTAATTATAGGTATCGGAGGCAGCGCAACCAATGACGGCGGAGCGGGAATAGCACAGGCCTTAGGAGTCAAATTCCTGGATTCGGATGACAATGAGCTATCCCAAGGCGGGGTGGCTCTTGCCAAGCTCGCACGAATTGATCTATCCAATTTAGATAAGCGTATTGCCGAAACGGATATTAAGGTCGCATGCGACGTCGATAACCCGCTGTACGGGCCGTTAGGTGCTTCCGCGGTTTTTGGTCCGCAAAAAGGTGCCACATCTGATATGGTGGCTCAATTAGATCATGCCCTTAAGAATTATGCGGCAGTTACCCAATTGGCAACACGCAGGGACGTTGCACTTATTCCGGGTGCCGGTGCAGCCGGCGGTGTAGGGGCAGGATTGTTGTTTTTCACGAATGCGAAGCTGACACCAGGCATTCAAATTGTGCTGGAGGCTGGCGATTTCGCTGAAAAGCTTAAGCAGGCGGATCTGGTCATAACCGGTGAAGGCTCCACCGACTTTCAAACCGCGCACGGTAAAGCCCCTGTTGGTGTGGCTAAGATCGCCAAGCAGGCGGGCATCCCGACGATCTGCTTGTCCGGCGGTTTAGGTAAAGGCGCTGAGGATGTACTTCAACATGGGATCGATGGTCTGATGAGTATTGTGCCTCGGCCCATGGAATTAGAGCAATGTATAGTATCGGCTGAAGAGCTTATTCAAGCTGCCACGGCTAGAATATGCAGATTGATAAGCATCGGAATCAAGATGAAATAA
- a CDS encoding FadR/GntR family transcriptional regulator — MVELKGSVELETVKRNTLPKQVVDSIVQLLISGQLKPGDKLPSEMELIDMLGVSRPVLREALSSLEALEVITRKTRGGTHFNNKIGSNPFSVMLALSIGNLPAIIEARMALELGLVAIAAEKITNEQLKRLKETIDEIAGSVDNNYGEADKEFHRIIAMSANNPIIEGMIDPLLITHDKMDRQIRQRERDVTVQFHTDIYNALVNRDPQEAFTHMYRHLSYVRNKLLQVYQNE, encoded by the coding sequence ATGGTAGAACTTAAAGGAAGCGTAGAATTGGAGACTGTTAAACGAAACACGCTGCCTAAGCAAGTCGTTGACAGCATTGTTCAGCTGCTGATCAGCGGTCAGCTTAAACCTGGTGATAAACTGCCGTCCGAGATGGAATTGATCGATATGTTAGGCGTGAGTCGGCCAGTTCTGCGGGAAGCATTAAGTTCGCTCGAAGCACTTGAAGTGATTACGAGAAAAACCCGTGGCGGTACCCATTTTAATAATAAAATCGGCAGCAATCCGTTCTCGGTGATGCTGGCTTTGTCCATTGGCAACCTTCCAGCGATCATCGAAGCACGAATGGCATTAGAATTGGGACTTGTGGCTATTGCGGCAGAAAAGATTACGAACGAGCAGTTGAAACGATTAAAGGAAACTATTGATGAAATTGCGGGCAGTGTAGATAACAACTATGGGGAAGCGGACAAAGAATTTCATCGGATTATTGCAATGAGTGCGAACAATCCGATCATTGAAGGGATGATAGATCCGCTGCTTATAACCCATGACAAAATGGACAGACAAATTAGGCAACGTGAACGTGATGTAACGGTCCAATTTCATACTGATATCTATAATGCGCTCGTTAATCGGGATCCACAAGAAGCGTTTACTCATATGTACCGACATCTTAGTTATGTCCGAAATAAGCTATTGCAGGTATATCAAAACGAATAA
- a CDS encoding bifunctional YncE family protein/alkaline phosphatase family protein, which produces MLSLIVSSSAYAAFSFNLKETDSEEAVSPSMAYASIVNQPRNSPSLIKNGANTTTGWQLTPAGNQIPLGSFPMGGVLSPDGRFLIVSNDGVATQSLQVIDVLDQKVLQTLSYNAPEALYLGLSFSPDGSKLYASGGGNNKIRVFQFTGGTLTEQNSIPLKDSKGTNFYPAGIIVSPDGKWLYTANNVNNSVSRINLLTQKIESTVSVGNRPYSPLLSRDGKTIYVSNWGESSVGVLDADTMKLKELIPVGLHPNAIAENPLSGLLYVSNSDSDDISIIDPSLLQVIETISVLPYPNAPTGSQPDALSVSSDGTKLYIANAGNNDVAVVNLDSAGKASGAHISGLIPTAWYPTGVFLSKDESKIFVLNAKGLGSGPNAKPVQWVGSMSTGTLSTIEIPAEDQLQAYTKQVEFNNRRGGGESASPAAEEKEFPIPSHISQSSPIKHIIYVIKENRTYDDILGDLGRGNGDPSLVEFGRNFTPNHHKLAEQFVTLDHFYAVSDVSADGQNWSTAGKANDYVQKNWHANYSGRNRDYDFEGGGGGDEPSGAPFTRSKEGFLWDLALKSGITFRNYGQFMQNYDPKTKQYYPNDKKTTDFGGNYDPYYGGWDLSLSDMTRYQEWEKEFKKYEKNGNLPQLETVYLPDDHTAGTFPGFRTPQAMMASNDLALGKLVDTVSHSMYWKDTAIFVIEDDAQSGVDHVEAHRVVALAVSPYTQTGRVDSTPYNTTSMLRTMELILGLKPMTQFDASSIPMLGAFTANPVFTPYLAEIPRYPIDRLNSEDAPNAEISKSLDFSSPDSADRDKLNDAIWQTTNGAKPDPKKHN; this is translated from the coding sequence ATGTTAAGTTTAATCGTTAGCTCAAGTGCATACGCGGCATTTTCTTTTAACCTTAAAGAAACGGATAGTGAGGAAGCTGTTTCACCTTCAATGGCATACGCCTCCATAGTAAATCAACCACGAAATTCCCCTTCTCTCATCAAAAATGGAGCTAACACAACCACAGGCTGGCAGTTGACTCCAGCAGGTAACCAAATTCCGCTTGGGAGTTTTCCGATGGGCGGCGTGCTAAGCCCGGATGGACGTTTTTTGATTGTATCGAATGATGGTGTTGCCACGCAATCTCTGCAGGTAATCGACGTCTTAGATCAGAAGGTCTTGCAAACACTGTCCTACAATGCTCCCGAAGCTCTCTATTTGGGCCTCTCTTTCAGCCCTGACGGATCCAAGCTTTATGCTTCCGGCGGAGGAAATAATAAAATTCGGGTATTTCAATTTACCGGCGGGACTTTAACGGAACAGAATTCAATTCCCCTTAAAGATTCCAAGGGGACCAACTTTTATCCGGCAGGAATCATTGTTTCGCCGGATGGGAAATGGCTGTATACCGCTAATAATGTAAATAATTCCGTATCTCGAATCAATTTATTGACACAAAAGATCGAATCTACCGTTTCCGTTGGAAATAGGCCCTATTCACCTTTGCTAAGTCGAGACGGGAAAACGATTTACGTCAGTAACTGGGGAGAGAGCAGCGTAGGTGTGCTGGATGCTGATACCATGAAGCTCAAGGAACTCATCCCCGTGGGGCTTCACCCGAATGCTATTGCTGAGAATCCGCTCTCAGGCCTTCTTTATGTATCCAATTCCGATAGCGATGATATTTCAATTATTGATCCTTCCCTTCTACAAGTTATCGAAACCATTTCCGTATTGCCGTATCCCAATGCACCAACAGGTAGTCAACCTGATGCGCTTTCCGTTAGTTCCGATGGAACCAAGCTGTATATTGCGAATGCCGGGAACAATGATGTAGCCGTCGTGAATTTGGATTCTGCCGGAAAAGCCTCCGGTGCACACATTTCGGGATTAATCCCTACAGCCTGGTATCCGACCGGGGTTTTTCTTAGTAAGGATGAGTCTAAAATATTCGTCCTTAATGCCAAAGGACTGGGATCAGGGCCGAATGCTAAGCCGGTTCAATGGGTAGGAAGCATGTCGACGGGGACCTTGTCTACTATCGAAATTCCAGCGGAAGACCAGCTTCAGGCGTATACAAAGCAAGTCGAATTCAACAATCGTCGAGGTGGCGGCGAATCAGCCTCTCCGGCAGCGGAGGAGAAAGAGTTCCCCATACCGAGTCATATTTCGCAATCGTCACCGATTAAGCATATTATTTACGTCATTAAGGAAAATCGGACCTACGACGACATTCTTGGCGATTTAGGCAGAGGTAATGGTGACCCGAGTCTTGTGGAGTTTGGAAGAAATTTTACCCCGAACCATCATAAACTGGCGGAACAATTTGTTACGTTGGATCATTTTTATGCCGTTTCGGATGTTAGTGCAGACGGACAGAACTGGTCAACAGCCGGGAAAGCCAATGATTATGTGCAGAAAAATTGGCACGCCAATTATTCGGGCCGGAACCGGGATTACGACTTTGAAGGGGGCGGCGGGGGAGATGAGCCGAGCGGGGCGCCATTCACCCGATCGAAAGAGGGATTTCTATGGGATTTGGCTCTGAAATCGGGGATTACTTTTCGAAATTACGGTCAATTCATGCAGAACTATGATCCCAAGACAAAACAATATTATCCTAATGACAAGAAAACGACTGATTTCGGCGGAAATTACGACCCTTACTACGGCGGATGGGATTTAAGCCTATCAGATATGACTCGTTACCAAGAATGGGAGAAAGAGTTTAAAAAATATGAGAAGAACGGCAATTTACCGCAGCTGGAAACCGTCTATTTGCCAGACGATCATACGGCAGGCACGTTTCCGGGATTTCGAACCCCGCAAGCGATGATGGCCTCCAATGATTTGGCACTCGGTAAATTGGTCGATACGGTCAGTCATTCGATGTACTGGAAAGATACGGCGATTTTTGTTATCGAGGATGATGCACAGAGCGGCGTTGATCATGTAGAGGCCCATCGGGTTGTGGCTCTGGCTGTAAGTCCGTATACACAGACCGGTCGAGTCGATAGTACGCCATATAATACGACCTCTATGCTAAGAACGATGGAACTGATTCTCGGTCTAAAGCCGATGACCCAGTTTGATGCTTCTTCCATCCCGATGTTAGGGGCATTTACGGCGAATCCGGTTTTTACGCCTTACCTTGCGGAAATACCGAGATATCCAATTGACCGGCTCAACAGTGAAGATGCTCCGAATGCGGAAATTTCCAAAAGCCTTGATTTCTCCAGTCCGGACTCGGCTGATCGTGACAAGCTGAATGATGCCATCTGGCAGACAACAAACGGAGCCAAACCTGACCCGAAAAAACATAATTAG